A region of Saccharococcus thermophilus DNA encodes the following proteins:
- a CDS encoding IS256 family transposase, whose translation MSKSIPNVDWANQLESVIRQFVKEKLELIMREEIKNFLEIEQAGTSNMRNGYYQRNLDTQYGRIEGLLVPRDRNGEFQTQLFAPYQRHTGWLEEAIIRMYQSGMSTREIGKFIERILGSTYSPATISRITDVVKEDIEKWHTRPLHKRYSVLYLDGLYVKLRRETVEKEVIYVVLGVNEEGYREILDFFVGGQESAYVWQEILQHLYQRGAKEVLLGIFDGLPGLEEAFKAVYPKADVQRCVVHKVRNTLHRVRKKDQFEVAEDLRLIYRAPNKEMALQMFQQFESKWSSKYPREVQSWANELDVLLTFMDYPSSIRSVIYTTNAIERTIKEIRKRLKPMNSLNSLEAAEKIVYLTIQDFNEKWAGRKLRGFAEAQEALERMFEERYH comes from the coding sequence ATGTCTAAAAGTATACCGAATGTCGACTGGGCAAATCAACTGGAAAGTGTCATTCGTCAGTTTGTAAAGGAAAAATTAGAACTGATCATGCGGGAAGAAATCAAGAATTTCCTCGAAATAGAACAGGCCGGAACATCAAATATGAGAAACGGCTACTATCAACGAAATCTAGATACGCAATATGGCCGGATTGAAGGTCTTTTGGTCCCTAGAGACCGAAACGGAGAATTTCAAACACAGTTGTTTGCCCCTTACCAACGGCACACCGGCTGGCTGGAGGAAGCAATCATTAGGATGTACCAAAGTGGCATGAGTACACGGGAAATTGGCAAGTTTATCGAACGAATTCTAGGAAGCACCTATTCTCCTGCGACGATCAGCCGTATTACCGATGTCGTGAAGGAAGACATCGAGAAATGGCACACTCGTCCACTGCACAAGCGTTATTCCGTCTTATATTTGGATGGTTTATACGTAAAACTTCGTCGCGAAACCGTGGAGAAAGAAGTCATTTATGTGGTGTTAGGGGTGAACGAAGAAGGATATCGCGAAATTCTTGATTTCTTTGTGGGAGGACAAGAAAGCGCCTATGTATGGCAGGAAATTCTTCAACACCTCTACCAAAGAGGCGCCAAGGAAGTGCTTCTGGGCATATTCGATGGACTACCAGGGTTGGAGGAAGCCTTTAAGGCGGTTTATCCGAAAGCCGATGTGCAGCGTTGTGTCGTTCACAAAGTCCGTAACACGCTCCATCGTGTTCGGAAAAAAGACCAATTTGAAGTGGCCGAGGATCTCAGGCTGATTTATCGCGCGCCGAATAAGGAGATGGCGTTACAGATGTTTCAACAGTTTGAGTCGAAATGGTCAAGCAAGTATCCGAGAGAAGTTCAATCTTGGGCCAATGAGTTGGATGTCCTCCTTACATTTATGGATTATCCAAGCAGTATTCGAAGTGTGATTTACACGACGAATGCCATTGAACGAACGATCAAGGAGATTCGGAAACGTCTAAAGCCGATGAACAGTTTGAATAGTTTAGAAGCCGCTGAAAAAATCGTATATTTGACCATTCAAGATTTTAATGAGAAATGGGCAGGGCGAAAGTTGCGAGGATTTGCCGAAGCACAGGAAGCCCTCGAGCGAATGTTTGAAGAACGTTATCATTAA
- a CDS encoding RNA-guided endonuclease InsQ/TnpB family protein, with product MLRGQKVFFRASKANLDRLYACNRESARVWNECLRLAKEHFLQHGYWITKSELQKQTKKKFHLHSQSIQAVCHKYLFARQSAHHAIQQGHAARYPYKKKKYFPTKWAKDGFKVYENGKIELSMGIHHGKREKPIVVYVSHLPKGTIKEIECCFDHGLYLAVTYEDGQKATAYKLGFSVGADLGEIHTIGAFCENGQALLITGRKIRSLHRLRNKKLAEIQRRQSKCQKGSRRWKKYERAKQYVLSKSERQLRDALHKTTKQFVGWCLKQSASDVYIGNVEGVQRNTRKKKRASRKQAQKLSNWSFGKVRKYLSYKLAQHGIRTHEIEESYTSQTCPVCQKRKKVSSRLFVCRCGYEEHRDVHGARNILSKGLHGTFKHWNVPTKLTYLRIA from the coding sequence ATGCTTCGTGGCCAAAAAGTGTTCTTCCGGGCATCGAAAGCGAATTTGGACCGCTTGTACGCCTGCAATCGGGAATCCGCCCGTGTTTGGAATGAATGCCTCCGCTTAGCCAAAGAACACTTCCTCCAGCATGGGTACTGGATTACCAAAAGCGAGCTGCAAAAACAAACGAAAAAGAAATTCCATCTTCACAGTCAATCGATTCAAGCGGTCTGCCACAAATACCTCTTTGCAAGACAATCTGCTCACCACGCGATCCAACAAGGACATGCTGCTCGTTATCCCTACAAGAAAAAGAAGTATTTCCCAACGAAATGGGCGAAAGACGGTTTCAAAGTGTATGAAAATGGAAAAATCGAACTGTCGATGGGCATTCATCACGGAAAACGGGAAAAGCCGATCGTCGTGTATGTGTCGCATCTGCCAAAAGGAACGATCAAAGAAATCGAATGCTGCTTTGATCATGGTCTTTATTTGGCCGTGACGTATGAAGATGGACAAAAGGCAACAGCGTACAAACTGGGTTTCTCCGTCGGAGCCGATCTTGGAGAAATACACACCATAGGCGCGTTTTGCGAAAACGGGCAAGCCCTCCTCATCACGGGAAGAAAAATACGCTCCCTTCATCGGCTGCGGAATAAAAAACTGGCGGAGATCCAGCGGCGCCAATCGAAATGTCAAAAAGGATCACGCCGGTGGAAAAAGTATGAGCGGGCGAAACAATATGTGTTATCGAAATCCGAAAGACAGCTGCGGGATGCGCTGCATAAAACGACCAAACAATTTGTCGGCTGGTGTTTGAAGCAGTCCGCCTCCGATGTGTATATCGGAAACGTCGAAGGAGTGCAGCGGAACACGAGAAAGAAAAAACGGGCAAGCCGCAAACAAGCGCAAAAGCTCTCGAATTGGTCATTCGGGAAAGTGAGGAAGTATCTCAGTTATAAGCTGGCTCAGCATGGCATTCGCACGCATGAAATCGAGGAGTCGTATACGAGCCAGACATGTCCTGTATGCCAAAAGAGAAAAAAAGTGTCTTCTCGCCTGTTTGTATGCCGGTGTGGGTATGAGGAGCATCGGGACGTTCATGGAGCGAGAAATATCTTAAGCAAGGGGCTGCATGGCACCTTTAAACACTGGAACGTACCAACGAAGCTGACGTATCTACGGATTGCGTAA
- the murB gene encoding UDP-N-acetylmuramate dehydrogenase, with protein MYANDMIYQELVQICGKENVLRDEPLKYHTLVKIGGKADFLVWPTTYEQVVDVIRLKEKYQLPFTLLGNGSNVIVRDGGIRGIVMQLKYLNSIRCEGEKIIAQSGADIKAVSRFALEHSLTGLEFACGIPGSVGGAIMMNAGAYGGEVKDVLDHVKVVTQKGELKTMYKDDLQLGYRTSIISKTHDIVLEVVFQLEKGDPQKIKAKMDDLTFQRESKQPLEYPSVGSVFKRPPGYFAGKLIQDSGLQGKGVGGAEVSTKHAGFIINKNNATAADYIATIEMVRKTVKEKFGVELELEVKIIGED; from the coding sequence ATGTATGCAAATGATATGATTTATCAAGAATTAGTGCAAATTTGCGGGAAAGAAAATGTACTGCGTGATGAACCGCTGAAATACCATACGTTAGTGAAAATCGGCGGCAAGGCGGATTTCCTTGTCTGGCCGACGACGTATGAACAAGTCGTTGACGTTATTCGACTGAAAGAAAAATATCAGCTTCCTTTTACATTGCTTGGCAACGGATCGAACGTGATTGTCCGTGACGGCGGCATTCGCGGCATTGTCATGCAACTGAAATATTTGAATAGCATCCGATGCGAAGGAGAGAAAATTATCGCGCAAAGCGGTGCCGATATTAAAGCCGTTTCCCGATTTGCCTTGGAACATAGCTTGACAGGGCTTGAGTTTGCCTGCGGCATTCCAGGTTCTGTCGGTGGCGCGATTATGATGAACGCGGGAGCCTACGGCGGGGAAGTAAAAGACGTGCTCGATCATGTGAAGGTTGTCACGCAAAAAGGCGAGCTAAAGACGATGTATAAAGATGATTTGCAATTAGGCTACCGTACGAGCATTATCAGCAAGACGCACGACATTGTGCTCGAAGTCGTGTTTCAGCTCGAAAAAGGCGATCCGCAAAAAATTAAAGCAAAAATGGACGATTTAACGTTCCAGCGCGAATCAAAGCAGCCGCTTGAGTACCCATCGGTCGGCAGCGTATTTAAACGCCCGCCTGGATATTTTGCCGGCAAGCTGATTCAAGACAGCGGACTGCAAGGAAAAGGAGTCGGCGGCGCGGAAGTCTCGACAAAGCATGCCGGGTTTATCATTAATAAAAATAATGCGACTGCCGCCGATTATATCGCGACGATCGAAATGGTGCGCAAGACGGTGAAAGAGAAGTTTGGCGTAGAGTTAGAATTAGAAGTAAAGATCATTGGCGAAGATTGA
- a CDS encoding OsmC family protein has translation MEQHHFFLKANWSGGRNGDGFIDAGQLKTKVSVPSEMNGPGIGTNPDEMLLGAAATCYLITLAAMLERSSIPVDELIMESEGIVEVERGVIAYKTIIHRPAITLAADATDKDVQKAALLTEKAEKSCMISRAIKGNVEMKLEADIRISSGK, from the coding sequence ATGGAACAACATCATTTTTTCTTAAAAGCGAATTGGTCTGGTGGAAGAAATGGCGACGGCTTTATTGACGCTGGCCAGTTGAAGACGAAAGTTTCCGTTCCATCGGAAATGAATGGCCCAGGAATTGGGACAAATCCAGATGAGATGTTGTTAGGCGCAGCAGCAACATGTTATTTGATTACGCTTGCGGCGATGTTAGAACGTTCTTCCATTCCGGTCGATGAGCTCATAATGGAATCAGAAGGAATTGTGGAAGTAGAGCGGGGAGTAATTGCCTACAAAACGATCATTCATCGCCCTGCGATTACATTGGCTGCCGATGCGACGGACAAAGATGTCCAAAAAGCAGCGCTTCTTACGGAAAAGGCAGAAAAAAGCTGCATGATATCAAGAGCGATAAAAGGGAATGTTGAGATGAAATTAGAAGCGGATATACGTATTTCATCAGGTAAATAA
- a CDS encoding IS256 family transposase: MSKRSIPNVDWANQLESVIRQFVKEKLELIMREEIKNFLEIEQAGTSNMRNGYYQRNLDTQYGRIEGLLVPRDRNGEFQTQLFAPYQRHTGWLEEAIIRMYQSGMSTREIGKFMERILGNAYSPATISRITNVVKEDIEKWHTRPLHKRYSVLYLDGLYVKLRRETVEKEVIYVVLGVNEEGYREILDFFVGGQESAYVWQEILQHLYQRGVKEVLLGVFDGLPGLEEAFRAVYPKADVQRCVVHKVRSTLNRVRKKDQFEMAEDLKLIYRSPNKEIALEMFQQFQSKWSRKYPREVQSWANELDVLLTFMDYPSSIRSVIYTTNAIERTIKEIRKRLKPMNSLSSLEAAEKVVYLTIQDFNEKWAERKLRGFAEAHEAL, from the coding sequence ATGTCTAAAAGAAGTATACCGAATGTCGACTGGGCAAATCAACTGGAAAGTGTCATTCGTCAGTTTGTAAAGGAAAAATTAGAACTGATCATGCGGGAAGAAATCAAGAATTTCCTCGAAATAGAACAAGCCGGAACATCGAATATGAGAAACGGCTACTATCAACGAAATCTAGATACGCAATATGGCCGGATTGAAGGTCTTTTGGTCCCTAGAGACCGAAACGGAGAATTTCAAACCCAATTGTTCGCTCCTTACCAACGCCACACCGGCTGGCTGGAGGAAGCCATCATCAGGATGTATCAAAGTGGCATGAGTACGCGTGAAATTGGCAAGTTTATGGAACGAATTTTAGGCAATGCCTATTCTCCTGCAACGATCAGCCGTATTACCAATGTAGTGAAGGAAGACATCGAGAAATGGCACACTCGTCCACTGCACAAGCGTTATTCCGTCTTATATTTGGATGGTTTATACGTAAAACTTCGTCGCGAAACCGTGGAGAAAGAAGTCATTTATGTGGTGTTAGGGGTGAACGAAGAAGGATATCGCGAAATTCTTGATTTCTTTGTGGGAGGACAAGAAAGCGCCTATGTATGGCAGGAAATTCTTCAACACCTCTACCAAAGAGGCGTCAAGGAAGTGCTTCTGGGCGTATTTGATGGTCTTCCGGGGCTGGAGGAAGCTTTTCGGGCCGTTTATCCGAAAGCGGATGTGCAGCGTTGTGTCGTTCACAAAGTCCGCAGCACCCTAAATCGTGTTCGGAAAAAAGACCAATTCGAAATGGCGGAGGATCTGAAACTCATTTATCGTTCTCCGAATAAAGAAATCGCATTGGAGATGTTTCAACAGTTTCAATCCAAATGGTCTCGCAAGTACCCAAGGGAAGTCCAATCGTGGGCAAATGAGTTGGATGTCCTCCTAACATTTATGGATTATCCAAGCAGTATTCGAAGTGTGATTTATACGACCAATGCCATCGAACGAACGATCAAGGAGATTCGGAAACGTCTCAAGCCCATGAACAGTTTGAGCAGTTTAGAAGCCGCGGAAAAAGTCGTATATTTGACCATTCAAGATTTTAACGAGAAATGGGCAGAACGAAAGTTGCGAGGATTTGCCGAAGCCCATGAAGCACTTTAA
- a CDS encoding methyl-accepting chemotaxis protein, with the protein MKLRMTYSSWLILFTLIGFETVQYLTQYLLEDIIGGRITSLVISVVSILVSFGILQYFLVKPIFQLIEQAQAIINGDVSQTVQVEAKGDLEVLARTINNMTESLRNLVIKLQNDSNELANFSSSLSESVNLSMKATEELFAAIQQSSASVQEQSANIEEIQATIEEINAAIEEINASAQQANSVTDASIKTSQEGVDAVEHVVQRLTLVASASEKLKNTISRLSDESNEIEQLVSVITNISDQTNLLALNAAIEAARAGEHGKGFTVVAEEVRKLAEESAKAAKNIIEIVSRNKKSTDEAVSEIDKVRDEVIESQNLADKAKSALSVIMSVTEEINANTTNIAGAVEQQASAIEQLNRAVDSIASAAQQISAGIQELNATVEEQVQTARNLDASSSVLQEMARNLEEVTKGYVVTSDAENK; encoded by the coding sequence ATGAAATTAAGAATGACATACTCGAGTTGGCTTATTTTGTTCACTCTTATAGGTTTTGAAACAGTTCAATATCTCACTCAATATTTGCTTGAGGATATTATCGGCGGTAGGATTACTTCTTTGGTTATATCTGTGGTGTCAATTCTTGTGTCTTTTGGAATTCTTCAATACTTTTTAGTAAAACCGATTTTCCAGTTAATCGAACAGGCGCAAGCTATTATAAATGGTGATGTAAGCCAAACGGTTCAAGTCGAAGCAAAAGGCGACCTTGAAGTACTGGCTAGAACAATAAATAATATGACTGAAAGCTTACGAAATCTGGTTATAAAGCTTCAAAACGATTCAAATGAATTAGCTAATTTCTCTAGTTCGTTATCTGAATCCGTAAATCTATCTATGAAAGCAACAGAAGAGTTATTTGCAGCTATCCAGCAGAGTTCCGCAAGTGTTCAAGAGCAAAGTGCTAATATTGAAGAAATTCAAGCAACGATTGAAGAGATAAACGCTGCTATTGAGGAAATCAATGCTTCCGCACAACAAGCGAATTCTGTTACGGATGCATCCATAAAAACTTCACAAGAAGGTGTTGACGCAGTTGAGCATGTTGTTCAACGACTAACATTGGTTGCGTCCGCCTCTGAAAAATTAAAAAATACGATTTCAAGACTCAGTGACGAATCTAACGAAATTGAACAACTTGTGAGTGTAATTACGAATATTAGTGATCAAACCAATTTACTTGCATTAAATGCAGCGATTGAAGCCGCCCGTGCTGGTGAGCATGGGAAAGGTTTTACCGTTGTAGCCGAAGAAGTTAGAAAACTAGCCGAAGAAAGTGCAAAAGCTGCAAAAAATATTATTGAAATTGTTAGTCGAAATAAGAAGAGTACAGATGAAGCCGTATCTGAAATCGATAAAGTTAGAGATGAAGTGATAGAGAGTCAAAATTTAGCTGATAAAGCAAAATCAGCACTCTCCGTCATCATGTCTGTGACAGAAGAAATTAACGCAAATACTACAAATATTGCAGGTGCTGTGGAGCAGCAAGCTTCAGCAATAGAACAATTAAATCGTGCCGTTGATTCCATCGCAAGTGCTGCTCAACAAATTTCAGCTGGAATACAAGAGTTAAATGCGACTGTTGAGGAGCAAGTACAAACTGCCCGAAATTTAGATGCATCATCAAGCGTACTCCAAGAAATGGCTAGAAATTTAGAAGAAGTTACAAAAGGATATGTTGTTACGAGTGATGCTGAAAACAAATAG
- a CDS encoding IS256 family transposase, protein MSKRSIPNVDWANQLESVIRQFVKEKLELIMREEIKHFLEIEQAGTPNMRNGYYQRNLDTQYGRIEGLLVPRDRNGEFQTQLFAPYQRHTGWLEEAIIRMYQSGMSTREIGKFIERILGNAYSPATISRITDVVKEDIEKWHHRPLSKRYSVLYLDGLYVKLRRDTVEKEVIYVVLGVNEEGYREILDFFVGGQESAYGWQEILQHLYQRGVKEVLLGVFDGLPGLEEAFKAVYPKADVQRCVVHKVRNTLSRVRKKDQFEVAEDLKLIYRAPNKEMALQMFQQFESKWSSKYPREVQSWANELDVLLTFMDYPSSIRSVIYTTNVIERTIKEIRKRLKPMNSLSSLEAAEKVVYLTIQDFNEKWAGRKLRGFAEAQEALQRMFEERYC, encoded by the coding sequence ATGTCTAAAAGAAGTATACCGAATGTCGACTGGGCAAATCAACTGGAAAGTGTCATTCGTCAGTTTGTGAAGGAAAAATTAGAGCTGATTATGCGGGAAGAAATCAAACATTTCCTCGAAATCGAACAGGCTGGAACGCCGAATATGAGAAACGGCTACTATCAGCGAAATCTAGATACGCAATATGGCCGGATTGAGGGTCTTTTGGTTCCAAGAGACCGAAACGGGGAATTTCAAACACAGTTGTTTGCCCCTTATCAACGCCACACCGGCTGGCTGGAGGAAGCCATCATTAGGATGTATCAAAGTGGCATGAGTACACGGGAAATTGGCAAGTTTATCGAACGAATTCTAGGAAATGCTTATTCTCCAGCGACGATCAGCCGTATTACCGATGTCGTGAAAGAAGACATCGAGAAATGGCACCATCGTCCACTATCCAAACGTTATTCTGTCTTATATTTGGACGGCTTGTACGTGAAACTTCGCCGCGATACGGTAGAGAAAGAAGTCATTTATGTGGTGTTAGGAGTGAATGAAGAAGGGTATCGAGAAATTCTGGATTTCTTCGTGGGAGGACAAGAAAGCGCCTATGGATGGCAGGAAATTCTTCAACACCTCTACCAAAGAGGCGTCAAGGAAGTGCTTCTTGGCGTCTTCGATGGCCTTCCGGGGCTGGAGGAAGCCTTTAAGGCGGTGTATCCGAAAGCCGATGTGCAGCGCTGTGTCGTGCACAAAGTCCGCAACACCCTCAGCCGTGTTCGGAAAAAAGACCAATTCGAAGTGGCCGAGGATCTCAAGCTGATTTATCGCGCGCCGAATAAGGAGATGGCGTTACAAATGTTTCAACAGTTTGAGTCGAAATGGTCCAGCAAATATCCAAGAGAAGTTCAGTCTTGGGCCAATGAGTTGGATGTCCTCCTTACATTTATGGATTATCCAAGCAGTATTCGAAGTGTGATTTACACGACGAATGTCATCGAACGAACGATCAAAGAGATTCGGAAACGTCTAAAGCCGATGAACAGTTTGAGCAGTTTAGAAGCCGCGGAAAAAGTCGTGTATTTGACCATCCAAGATTTTAATGAGAAATGGGCAGGGCGAAAGTTAAGAGGATTTGCCGAAGCGCAGGAAGCTCTTCAACGAATGTTTGAAGAACGTTATTGTTAA
- a CDS encoding IS1634 family transposase yields the protein MNVQVKKVYRNSYLNIISALFKKLGLPQLIDHLVPVDPQCQTRVSDAVQAILYNVFDGRQALVHLEHWAQEVDCEKLIRPDLHPSWLNDDALARHLDRLYEAGIHNVISTCLIHIYRKEGLSLRAFHADTTDKTVYGAYESASLEALQITHGYNRHHRWQKQIGFGLVGNEDGIPFYGDVHDGNLPDKTWNPEVLSRVHEQLKQAKIEDEWIYVADSAAMTKETLAQTKAANAFLITRGPSSLRIVKTALAEADAEDTTWSDPFTLAERNGATYRVWETASTYEGHPVRLIVVESSALDQRKGKTLEKERTKEAELLREEQARWERHPFSCREDAEQALASLKASLRPRFHRVEAAVEEIVRLKKRRGRPKKGAEPEVETLYFLHLDVEFDQDAWEQARRKASRFVLVTTVPKEWKGQPMDAQEILKLYKGQISVEMNFAFLKDPFFTDEIYVKKPERVAVLGYLFLLALAIYRVFQRRVRQFITPEHPLKGPGGRKLTRPTGQAIFQLFQYVNVVLFKLPDGRIQRSLDRSLTPDQRRILQGLGMDESIYV from the coding sequence ATGAACGTTCAAGTCAAAAAGGTCTATCGCAATTCTTATTTGAATATAATAAGTGCCCTATTCAAGAAACTGGGTCTGCCTCAATTGATTGACCATCTCGTGCCCGTCGATCCGCAGTGCCAAACGCGAGTCAGCGATGCCGTTCAGGCCATCCTCTACAATGTGTTTGACGGCCGGCAAGCCCTTGTTCACTTGGAACATTGGGCTCAGGAGGTCGATTGTGAGAAACTCATCCGTCCCGATCTCCATCCTTCCTGGTTGAACGACGATGCGTTGGCCCGTCATCTCGATCGCCTGTATGAGGCTGGCATTCACAACGTCATCAGCACTTGCTTGATTCATATTTATCGAAAAGAAGGCCTTTCCCTCCGAGCCTTCCACGCCGATACGACGGACAAGACCGTTTACGGCGCGTATGAATCGGCCTCGTTAGAGGCCTTACAAATCACACATGGCTACAACCGCCATCATCGTTGGCAAAAACAGATCGGTTTCGGACTGGTCGGCAACGAGGACGGCATCCCGTTTTACGGCGATGTGCACGATGGCAACCTGCCCGATAAAACATGGAATCCCGAGGTGCTGTCTCGTGTCCATGAACAGCTGAAGCAGGCCAAAATCGAAGACGAATGGATTTACGTGGCCGATTCCGCCGCGATGACGAAAGAGACCCTGGCGCAAACCAAAGCGGCCAACGCCTTTTTGATCACCAGAGGCCCTTCGTCGCTCCGGATCGTGAAAACCGCGCTGGCCGAAGCGGATGCTGAGGACACGACGTGGAGCGATCCCTTTACGTTGGCGGAGAGAAACGGCGCCACGTACCGGGTATGGGAAACGGCCTCGACGTATGAAGGCCACCCCGTTCGGCTGATCGTTGTTGAATCGAGCGCGCTCGACCAGCGAAAAGGAAAGACGCTTGAAAAAGAACGAACCAAAGAAGCGGAGCTTCTTCGCGAGGAACAAGCCCGTTGGGAGCGTCACCCCTTCTCCTGCCGGGAAGATGCCGAACAAGCCTTGGCGTCCCTCAAGGCGTCCCTTCGCCCCCGGTTTCATCGGGTTGAGGCCGCGGTCGAAGAGATCGTACGCCTGAAAAAACGGCGCGGACGGCCGAAAAAAGGGGCGGAACCCGAGGTGGAGACGCTGTATTTCTTGCACCTTGACGTCGAATTCGACCAAGACGCGTGGGAACAGGCGAGACGGAAAGCGTCCCGGTTTGTCCTTGTCACGACCGTTCCGAAGGAATGGAAGGGCCAACCCATGGATGCCCAAGAGATCTTGAAGCTGTATAAAGGGCAGATCTCGGTGGAAATGAACTTCGCTTTTTTGAAAGATCCGTTTTTCACGGATGAGATTTACGTCAAAAAACCAGAACGGGTCGCAGTATTAGGCTATTTGTTTCTGTTGGCCTTGGCTATTTACCGCGTTTTTCAGCGCCGAGTGCGTCAGTTTATTACTCCAGAACACCCGTTGAAGGGTCCTGGAGGCCGCAAGCTGACCCGGCCGACGGGACAGGCGATTTTTCAGCTGTTTCAATATGTGAACGTCGTCCTGTTCAAGCTGCCGGATGGGCGCATCCAACGCTCACTGGATCGCTCCCTTACCCCTGATCAGCGAAGGATTCTGCAGGGATTGGGCATGGATGAGAGCATCTACGTGTAA
- a CDS encoding ribosomal-processing cysteine protease Prp yields the protein MIYKFGEKHVVFTEQVVKTFEKYKQIKKEQHESGGILLGKVYKDVIVIDMVSEPSKEDKSGRYFFERNVRKAQKIIETAWSESNGERIYLGEWHTHPEHTPTPSNDDKKLIKNMLKDSRMEIDFLFMVIIGITNNYVAIQRKGQKHMEPLKTVNPKEGLEITLYENQKGKIFGFKVAGYTNFAPNGYDIYNAAFSQIFFGTINSIVTLTGVSDYILEEARPFIRFVIPRLQDTDDEKIFILFDSMVVQIQMVLEEMKQKGLTMVNVKVKKSINF from the coding sequence GTGATATATAAATTTGGCGAAAAACATGTAGTTTTTACCGAACAAGTAGTAAAAACGTTTGAAAAGTACAAACAAATAAAGAAAGAACAACATGAGTCAGGTGGGATTTTACTCGGTAAAGTGTACAAGGACGTCATTGTGATCGATATGGTTTCGGAACCATCAAAAGAAGATAAATCAGGGCGTTATTTTTTTGAGAGAAATGTTCGCAAGGCTCAAAAGATTATTGAAACAGCATGGAGTGAATCGAATGGAGAGAGGATTTATTTAGGTGAGTGGCATACACATCCAGAGCATACTCCTACGCCTTCAAATGATGATAAAAAGTTAATAAAAAACATGTTAAAAGACTCTCGTATGGAAATAGACTTTTTATTTATGGTGATAATCGGTATTACCAATAATTATGTTGCGATACAGCGAAAAGGACAAAAGCATATGGAGCCACTCAAAACAGTTAATCCCAAAGAAGGATTGGAAATAACACTTTACGAAAATCAAAAAGGGAAAATTTTTGGATTTAAAGTTGCGGGGTATACAAACTTTGCCCCAAATGGATACGATATCTACAATGCTGCGTTTTCACAAATTTTTTTTGGAACAATTAATTCTATCGTTACTCTAACAGGCGTATCCGATTATATTTTGGAAGAAGCAAGGCCCTTCATAAGGTTTGTTATTCCTCGCCTCCAAGATACTGATGATGAAAAAATTTTTATTCTCTTTGACTCAATGGTAGTTCAGATACAAATGGTGTTAGAAGAAATGAAGCAAAAGGGCCTAACAATGGTGAATGTTAAAGTCAAGAAATCTATTAATTTTTAG